A window of Thalassophryne amazonica chromosome 21, fThaAma1.1, whole genome shotgun sequence contains these coding sequences:
- the si:ch211-278j3.3 gene encoding E3 ubiquitin-protein ligase RNF19A isoform X1 — protein MKRPKQQTGPLSFLNFFSRKPKSEPRTEMPMESWPKEELAITLTPSEHPEQDVTINEAGEPRVPLAEKGEGGGVTSTAEVGGDSGATADCVGGVSSGSTGVLSLSSSSQDQLLDEHTEECPLCLLSQPRCHFPRLTSCSHRACSDCLRQYLRIEISESRVSIACPQCPEALAPLDVCSILDDRALLERFEEFQLRRFLAADPDTRWCPAPDCSYAVIAYGCAECPKLSCGREGCDTEFCYHCRQLWHPNQTCDQARRQRARHTSGGNDASTLYVFSEEPGGDAEEIKACPRCGAYIMKTNDGSCNRMNCTVCACQFCWLCMQEITDVHYLSPSGCTFWGKKPWSQTRKVLWQVGMLLGAPVVISLIAGIAIPVIIVGIPIYMGRKVHGRCKKNNISGSKHYLTVASGVMMSVFVSPVIAAVTVGVGVPLMLTYVYGVVPMSLCRNGWCRPQSEPPESHKIQLEDLASYLLFSHVVSDHWTGQKNPTLSNTSVQEVRVSVQEVGFLPSTSTTPPGLDSYVGLDKATKRHGYPQQDSQLDCEVVIVPDSKSNDTLDAPLREGTNIEVRVEIESHPRGARQSSLSSILSSRSLSVESLGHSQSQSQSQDPCATELDKWREGTGEQEGQERLSGETGEDMTVCSVFDGV, from the exons ATGAAGAGGCCCAAGCAGCAGACGGGGCCCCTGAGCTTCTTAAACTTCTTCAGCCGAAAGCCCAAATCGGAGCCGAGGACCGAGATGCCTATGGAGTCCTGGCCCAAAGAGGAGCTGGCTATCACCCTGACTCCAAGCGAACACCCAGAACAG gACGTCACAATAAACGAGGCTGGAGAACCGAGAGTTCCTTTAGCCGAAaaaggagaaggaggaggcgtGACTTCAACTGCTGAGGTGGGCGGGGACAGCGGTGCCACAGCTGACTGCGTGGGCGGGGTAAGCAGCGGCTCCACTGGCGTCCTGTCGCTTTCGTCCTCCAGCCAAGATCAGCTCTTGGATGAGCACACGGAGGAGTGCCCACTGTGCCTGCTCAGTCAACCGCGCTGCCACTTCCCCCGGCTCACTTCCTGCTCTCACCGCGCCTGCTCCGACTGTCTCCGCCAGTACCTGCGCATTGAGATATCAGAGAGCCGGGTGAGCATCGCGTGCCCGCAGTGCCCCGAAGCGCTGGCACCGCTGGATGTTTGTTCCATCCTGGATGATCGGGCGTTGCTGGAGAGGTTTGAGGAGTTCCAGCTGAGGCGTTTTCTGGCCGCTGACCCAGACACACGATGGTGCCCCGCGCCTGACTGCAG CTACGCAGTGATCGCTTACGGCTGCGCCGAGTGTCCAAAGCTGAGCTGCGGCCGTGAAGGATGCGACACAGAGTTTTGCTACCACTGCCGTCAGCTGTGGCATCCCAACCAGACGTGTGACCAGGCCCGACGCCAGCGAGCCCGCCACACCTCAGGCGGCAACGACGCCTCCACACTTTATGTCTTCAGTGAAGAACCTGGAGGAG ATGCAGAGGAGATCAAAGCGTGTCCTCGCTGTGGTGCCTACATCATGAAGACTAACGATGGCAGCTGTAACCGCATGAACTGCACCGTGTGCGCCTGTCAGTTCTGCTGGCtgtgtatgcaggagatcaccgaCGTGCACTACCTCAG TCCCTCCGGATGCACCTTCTGGGGAAAGAAGCCATGGTCTCAAACCCGAAAAGTACTGTGGCAGGTGGGCATGTTGTTGGGAGCACCAGTGGTCATCTCCCTAATAGCTGGCATCGCTATCCCAGTCATCATTGTGGGAATACCAATCTACATGGGCCGCAAG GTGCACGGTCGCTGTAAGAAAAACAACATCTCAGGAAGTAAGCACTATTTGACTGTGGCGAGTGGCGTGATGATGTCGGTATTTGTGTCGCCAGTCATAGCCGCTGTTACTGTGG GTGTTGGTGTGCCGCTCATGCTGACATACGTCTACGGGGTCGTTCCCATGTCGCTCTGTAGGAACGGCTGGTGCCGCCCGCAGAGCGAGCCTCCTGAATCCCACAAGATCCAGCTGGAGGATCTCGCCAGCT ATCTTCTATTCTCTCATGTAGTTAGTGACCACTGGACGGGTCAGAAGAACCCGACGCTCAGCAACACCAGCGTCCAAGAAGTCAGAGTGAGTGTACAAGAAGTGGGCTTCCTTCCGAGTACAAGCACCACGCCCCCAGGGCTAGATAGCTATGTGGGATTGGATAAAGCCACGAAACGCCATGGATACCCCCAGCAGGATAGCCAATTAGACTGCGAGGTGGTTATTGTGCCTGACAGCAAGTCGAATGACACGCTAGACGCTCCTTTGAG GGAAGGAACCAATATTGAAGTCCGAGTGGAAATCGAGTCACACCCCAGAGGCGCTCGCCAGTCCAGCCTAAGTAGCATCCTGTCCAGCCGCAGCCTGTCTGTGGAGTCCCTGGGACACTCGCAGTCCCAGTCCCAATCCCAAGACCCGTGTGCCACAGAACTGGACAAATGGCGAGAGGGAACAGGAGAGCAGGAGGGACAGGAGAGGCTGAGTGGCGAAACGGGAGAAGACATGACTGTTTGCTCAGTCTTTGACGGCGTATGA
- the si:ch211-278j3.3 gene encoding E3 ubiquitin-protein ligase RNF19B isoform X2: MKRPKQQTGPLSFLNFFSRKPKSEPRTEMPMESWPKEELAITLTPSEHPEQDVTINEAGEPRVPLAEKGEGGGVTSTAEVGGDSGATADCVGGVSSGSTGVLSLSSSSQDQLLDEHTEECPLCLLSQPRCHFPRLTSCSHRACSDCLRQYLRIEISESRVSIACPQCPEALAPLDVCSILDDRALLERFEEFQLRRFLAADPDTRWCPAPDCSYAVIAYGCAECPKLSCGREGCDTEFCYHCRQLWHPNQTCDQARRQRARHTSGGNDASTLYVFSEEPGGEEIKACPRCGAYIMKTNDGSCNRMNCTVCACQFCWLCMQEITDVHYLSPSGCTFWGKKPWSQTRKVLWQVGMLLGAPVVISLIAGIAIPVIIVGIPIYMGRKVHGRCKKNNISGSKHYLTVASGVMMSVFVSPVIAAVTVGVGVPLMLTYVYGVVPMSLCRNGWCRPQSEPPESHKIQLEDLASYLLFSHVVSDHWTGQKNPTLSNTSVQEVRVSVQEVGFLPSTSTTPPGLDSYVGLDKATKRHGYPQQDSQLDCEVVIVPDSKSNDTLDAPLREGTNIEVRVEIESHPRGARQSSLSSILSSRSLSVESLGHSQSQSQSQDPCATELDKWREGTGEQEGQERLSGETGEDMTVCSVFDGV; encoded by the exons ATGAAGAGGCCCAAGCAGCAGACGGGGCCCCTGAGCTTCTTAAACTTCTTCAGCCGAAAGCCCAAATCGGAGCCGAGGACCGAGATGCCTATGGAGTCCTGGCCCAAAGAGGAGCTGGCTATCACCCTGACTCCAAGCGAACACCCAGAACAG gACGTCACAATAAACGAGGCTGGAGAACCGAGAGTTCCTTTAGCCGAAaaaggagaaggaggaggcgtGACTTCAACTGCTGAGGTGGGCGGGGACAGCGGTGCCACAGCTGACTGCGTGGGCGGGGTAAGCAGCGGCTCCACTGGCGTCCTGTCGCTTTCGTCCTCCAGCCAAGATCAGCTCTTGGATGAGCACACGGAGGAGTGCCCACTGTGCCTGCTCAGTCAACCGCGCTGCCACTTCCCCCGGCTCACTTCCTGCTCTCACCGCGCCTGCTCCGACTGTCTCCGCCAGTACCTGCGCATTGAGATATCAGAGAGCCGGGTGAGCATCGCGTGCCCGCAGTGCCCCGAAGCGCTGGCACCGCTGGATGTTTGTTCCATCCTGGATGATCGGGCGTTGCTGGAGAGGTTTGAGGAGTTCCAGCTGAGGCGTTTTCTGGCCGCTGACCCAGACACACGATGGTGCCCCGCGCCTGACTGCAG CTACGCAGTGATCGCTTACGGCTGCGCCGAGTGTCCAAAGCTGAGCTGCGGCCGTGAAGGATGCGACACAGAGTTTTGCTACCACTGCCGTCAGCTGTGGCATCCCAACCAGACGTGTGACCAGGCCCGACGCCAGCGAGCCCGCCACACCTCAGGCGGCAACGACGCCTCCACACTTTATGTCTTCAGTGAAGAACCTGGAGGAG AGGAGATCAAAGCGTGTCCTCGCTGTGGTGCCTACATCATGAAGACTAACGATGGCAGCTGTAACCGCATGAACTGCACCGTGTGCGCCTGTCAGTTCTGCTGGCtgtgtatgcaggagatcaccgaCGTGCACTACCTCAG TCCCTCCGGATGCACCTTCTGGGGAAAGAAGCCATGGTCTCAAACCCGAAAAGTACTGTGGCAGGTGGGCATGTTGTTGGGAGCACCAGTGGTCATCTCCCTAATAGCTGGCATCGCTATCCCAGTCATCATTGTGGGAATACCAATCTACATGGGCCGCAAG GTGCACGGTCGCTGTAAGAAAAACAACATCTCAGGAAGTAAGCACTATTTGACTGTGGCGAGTGGCGTGATGATGTCGGTATTTGTGTCGCCAGTCATAGCCGCTGTTACTGTGG GTGTTGGTGTGCCGCTCATGCTGACATACGTCTACGGGGTCGTTCCCATGTCGCTCTGTAGGAACGGCTGGTGCCGCCCGCAGAGCGAGCCTCCTGAATCCCACAAGATCCAGCTGGAGGATCTCGCCAGCT ATCTTCTATTCTCTCATGTAGTTAGTGACCACTGGACGGGTCAGAAGAACCCGACGCTCAGCAACACCAGCGTCCAAGAAGTCAGAGTGAGTGTACAAGAAGTGGGCTTCCTTCCGAGTACAAGCACCACGCCCCCAGGGCTAGATAGCTATGTGGGATTGGATAAAGCCACGAAACGCCATGGATACCCCCAGCAGGATAGCCAATTAGACTGCGAGGTGGTTATTGTGCCTGACAGCAAGTCGAATGACACGCTAGACGCTCCTTTGAG GGAAGGAACCAATATTGAAGTCCGAGTGGAAATCGAGTCACACCCCAGAGGCGCTCGCCAGTCCAGCCTAAGTAGCATCCTGTCCAGCCGCAGCCTGTCTGTGGAGTCCCTGGGACACTCGCAGTCCCAGTCCCAATCCCAAGACCCGTGTGCCACAGAACTGGACAAATGGCGAGAGGGAACAGGAGAGCAGGAGGGACAGGAGAGGCTGAGTGGCGAAACGGGAGAAGACATGACTGTTTGCTCAGTCTTTGACGGCGTATGA
- the si:ch211-278j3.3 gene encoding E3 ubiquitin-protein ligase RNF19A isoform X3, whose protein sequence is MKRPKQQTGPLSFLNFFSRKPKSEPRTEMPMESWPKEELAITLTPSEHPEQDVTINEAGEPRVPLAEKGEGGGVTSTAEVGGDSGATADCVGGVSSGSTGVLSLSSSSQDQLLDEHTEECPLCLLSQPRCHFPRLTSCSHRACSDCLRQYLRIEISESRVSIACPQCPEALAPLDVCSILDDRALLERFEEFQLRRFLAADPDTRWCPAPDCSYAVIAYGCAECPKLSCGREGCDTEFCYHCRQLWHPNQTCDQARRQRARHTSGGNDASTLYVFSEEPGGDAEEIKACPRCGAYIMKTNDGSCNRMNCTVCACQFCWLCMQEITDVHYLSPSGCTFWGKKPWSQTRKVLWQVGMLLGAPVVISLIAGIAIPVIIVGIPIYMGRKVHGRCKKNNISGSKHYLTVASGVMMSVFVSPVIAAVTVGVGVPLMLTYVYGVVPMSLCRNGWCRPQSEPPESHKIQLEDLASFSDHWTGQKNPTLSNTSVQEVRVSVQEVGFLPSTSTTPPGLDSYVGLDKATKRHGYPQQDSQLDCEVVIVPDSKSNDTLDAPLREGTNIEVRVEIESHPRGARQSSLSSILSSRSLSVESLGHSQSQSQSQDPCATELDKWREGTGEQEGQERLSGETGEDMTVCSVFDGV, encoded by the exons ATGAAGAGGCCCAAGCAGCAGACGGGGCCCCTGAGCTTCTTAAACTTCTTCAGCCGAAAGCCCAAATCGGAGCCGAGGACCGAGATGCCTATGGAGTCCTGGCCCAAAGAGGAGCTGGCTATCACCCTGACTCCAAGCGAACACCCAGAACAG gACGTCACAATAAACGAGGCTGGAGAACCGAGAGTTCCTTTAGCCGAAaaaggagaaggaggaggcgtGACTTCAACTGCTGAGGTGGGCGGGGACAGCGGTGCCACAGCTGACTGCGTGGGCGGGGTAAGCAGCGGCTCCACTGGCGTCCTGTCGCTTTCGTCCTCCAGCCAAGATCAGCTCTTGGATGAGCACACGGAGGAGTGCCCACTGTGCCTGCTCAGTCAACCGCGCTGCCACTTCCCCCGGCTCACTTCCTGCTCTCACCGCGCCTGCTCCGACTGTCTCCGCCAGTACCTGCGCATTGAGATATCAGAGAGCCGGGTGAGCATCGCGTGCCCGCAGTGCCCCGAAGCGCTGGCACCGCTGGATGTTTGTTCCATCCTGGATGATCGGGCGTTGCTGGAGAGGTTTGAGGAGTTCCAGCTGAGGCGTTTTCTGGCCGCTGACCCAGACACACGATGGTGCCCCGCGCCTGACTGCAG CTACGCAGTGATCGCTTACGGCTGCGCCGAGTGTCCAAAGCTGAGCTGCGGCCGTGAAGGATGCGACACAGAGTTTTGCTACCACTGCCGTCAGCTGTGGCATCCCAACCAGACGTGTGACCAGGCCCGACGCCAGCGAGCCCGCCACACCTCAGGCGGCAACGACGCCTCCACACTTTATGTCTTCAGTGAAGAACCTGGAGGAG ATGCAGAGGAGATCAAAGCGTGTCCTCGCTGTGGTGCCTACATCATGAAGACTAACGATGGCAGCTGTAACCGCATGAACTGCACCGTGTGCGCCTGTCAGTTCTGCTGGCtgtgtatgcaggagatcaccgaCGTGCACTACCTCAG TCCCTCCGGATGCACCTTCTGGGGAAAGAAGCCATGGTCTCAAACCCGAAAAGTACTGTGGCAGGTGGGCATGTTGTTGGGAGCACCAGTGGTCATCTCCCTAATAGCTGGCATCGCTATCCCAGTCATCATTGTGGGAATACCAATCTACATGGGCCGCAAG GTGCACGGTCGCTGTAAGAAAAACAACATCTCAGGAAGTAAGCACTATTTGACTGTGGCGAGTGGCGTGATGATGTCGGTATTTGTGTCGCCAGTCATAGCCGCTGTTACTGTGG GTGTTGGTGTGCCGCTCATGCTGACATACGTCTACGGGGTCGTTCCCATGTCGCTCTGTAGGAACGGCTGGTGCCGCCCGCAGAGCGAGCCTCCTGAATCCCACAAGATCCAGCTGGAGGATCTCGCCAGCT TTAGTGACCACTGGACGGGTCAGAAGAACCCGACGCTCAGCAACACCAGCGTCCAAGAAGTCAGAGTGAGTGTACAAGAAGTGGGCTTCCTTCCGAGTACAAGCACCACGCCCCCAGGGCTAGATAGCTATGTGGGATTGGATAAAGCCACGAAACGCCATGGATACCCCCAGCAGGATAGCCAATTAGACTGCGAGGTGGTTATTGTGCCTGACAGCAAGTCGAATGACACGCTAGACGCTCCTTTGAG GGAAGGAACCAATATTGAAGTCCGAGTGGAAATCGAGTCACACCCCAGAGGCGCTCGCCAGTCCAGCCTAAGTAGCATCCTGTCCAGCCGCAGCCTGTCTGTGGAGTCCCTGGGACACTCGCAGTCCCAGTCCCAATCCCAAGACCCGTGTGCCACAGAACTGGACAAATGGCGAGAGGGAACAGGAGAGCAGGAGGGACAGGAGAGGCTGAGTGGCGAAACGGGAGAAGACATGACTGTTTGCTCAGTCTTTGACGGCGTATGA